A single region of the Latilactobacillus curvatus JCM 1096 = DSM 20019 genome encodes:
- a CDS encoding YneF family protein: protein MGLGILLFVIGALLGAVAGFFGARAYMKKYFQDNPPINEEMLKAMMMQMGQKPSEKKLNQMMSSMKAQQKRSNKK from the coding sequence ATGGGATTAGGCATTTTATTATTTGTCATTGGGGCTTTATTAGGCGCAGTCGCTGGTTTCTTTGGCGCACGTGCTTACATGAAGAAGTATTTCCAAGACAATCCACCAATTAACGAAGAAATGTTAAAGGCTATGATGATGCAAATGGGTCAAAAACCATCTGAAAAGAAATTAAATCAGATGATGAGCTCAATGAAAGCACAACAAAAACGTAGCAACAAAAAATAA
- a CDS encoding DUF896 domain-containing protein, whose product MAMDQKRLDRINELAHKAKAEGLTEAETAERQTLRDAYLKDFRESFRSQVEMLQVYDKEGKEVTPEKVKDIQREKGLRDD is encoded by the coding sequence ATGGCAATGGATCAAAAACGATTAGACCGAATTAATGAATTAGCACACAAAGCAAAAGCTGAAGGACTAACTGAAGCTGAAACAGCAGAACGTCAAACACTGCGCGATGCCTATTTAAAGGATTTCCGCGAAAGTTTCCGCTCACAAGTTGAGATGCTACAAGTGTATGACAAAGAAGGTAAGGAAGTCACTCCTGAAAAAGTGAAGGATATCCAACGGGAAAAAGGCTTGCGTGACGATTAA
- the lexA gene encoding transcriptional repressor LexA, which yields MTRTESKQLEVLRFIHDRVQDKGYPPTVREICEAVNLSSTSTVHGHLARLEKKGFLQKDPTKPRAIELTAAGLTAIGASQKKIPVLGVVTAGVPILAVEEATDYFPIPPSLQTEQDLFMLTIRGESMINAGILDGDEVIVRKQATADNGDIVIAMTAEDEATCKRFFKEPDHYRLQPENDTFEPIILNEVSILGKVVGLYRDRM from the coding sequence ATGACGAGAACAGAATCCAAGCAATTAGAGGTCTTGCGTTTTATCCATGACCGCGTTCAAGATAAAGGTTATCCGCCAACGGTTCGTGAAATTTGCGAAGCCGTTAATTTATCCTCTACTTCTACCGTTCATGGCCATTTAGCACGCCTTGAGAAAAAAGGCTTTTTACAAAAAGATCCGACTAAACCACGTGCCATTGAATTAACAGCAGCTGGTTTGACAGCAATTGGTGCATCACAGAAGAAGATTCCGGTTCTCGGTGTTGTTACAGCTGGGGTGCCCATTTTAGCGGTTGAAGAAGCGACCGATTATTTCCCGATTCCACCAAGTCTACAAACTGAACAAGATTTGTTCATGTTGACGATTCGCGGTGAAAGTATGATTAATGCCGGAATTTTAGACGGCGATGAAGTGATCGTTCGTAAACAAGCGACTGCCGATAACGGTGACATCGTGATTGCAATGACTGCTGAAGATGAAGCAACTTGCAAACGATTCTTCAAGGAACCTGATCATTATCGGCTACAACCAGAAAACGATACATTTGAACCCATTATTTTGAATGAAGTTAGCATCTTAGGTAAGGTCGTTGGCCTATACCGCGACAGAATGTAG
- a CDS encoding adenine phosphoribosyltransferase — MAINFKDYVASVPNFPEEGVTFRDISPLMSDGEAYAAATDKIVEYAKSKGVEMIVGPEARGFIVGCPVAYKLGVGFAPARKKGKLPRETVSASYGLEYGESTLYMHKDAVKPGQKVLVTDDLLATGGTIAATIKMVEELGGIVVGTAFLIELNDLNGREKIKDYDIFKLMDY, encoded by the coding sequence ATGGCAATCAACTTTAAAGATTACGTTGCAAGTGTGCCCAACTTCCCTGAAGAAGGTGTCACATTCCGTGACATCTCACCTTTGATGTCTGATGGTGAAGCATATGCAGCAGCAACCGACAAGATCGTCGAATACGCAAAGAGTAAAGGGGTCGAAATGATCGTTGGCCCTGAAGCCCGCGGATTCATCGTCGGCTGCCCAGTAGCTTACAAATTAGGCGTTGGTTTTGCACCAGCCCGTAAAAAAGGGAAGTTACCACGCGAAACCGTCTCAGCAAGTTACGGCTTGGAATACGGCGAATCAACATTATACATGCACAAAGACGCGGTCAAACCCGGTCAAAAAGTGTTGGTCACAGATGATTTACTCGCAACAGGCGGCACAATCGCCGCAACCATCAAAATGGTTGAAGAATTAGGTGGGATTGTTGTCGGAACAGCCTTTTTAATCGAACTAAACGATTTAAACGGTCGCGAAAAAATTAAAGACTACGATATCTTCAAATTAATGGATTATTAA